One window from the genome of Cyclobacterium amurskyense encodes:
- a CDS encoding VOC family protein, whose translation MKEPIQIKINHYAVYARNLIETNKFYSDIIGLQKIEDPFKDDKHTWFDIGCGLSVHVIERDQPWKEQLVDRTNHVCFCVTDLEAFMEKLNKHQVPFGDSKGSNGKVNLRPDGIRQIFFQDPNGYWIEINDDI comes from the coding sequence ATGAAAGAACCTATCCAAATTAAAATCAATCATTACGCCGTTTACGCCAGAAACCTTATTGAGACCAATAAATTTTACAGTGACATTATTGGACTTCAGAAAATTGAGGATCCCTTTAAAGATGACAAACATACTTGGTTTGATATTGGGTGTGGGCTATCTGTGCATGTAATAGAAAGAGACCAGCCTTGGAAAGAACAACTTGTAGACCGTACCAATCATGTGTGTTTTTGCGTAACTGACTTGGAAGCTTTTATGGAAAAACTGAATAAACATCAAGTGCCTTTTGGAGATTCTAAAGGTAGCAATGGAAAGGTTAATCTTCGTCCAGATGGTATTAGGCAGATATTCTTTCAAGACCCTAATGGCTATTGGATAGAGATCAACGATGATATTTAA
- a CDS encoding S41 family peptidase, whose amino-acid sequence MSIKKNTKSQIRLPIFLALGISAGIWIGATFAEPSTDRNDLKSAIYKLQEIITYINRDYVDSVDTNELVEFGIEKMLGKLDPHSSYIPAKDAALAKSQLEGEFDGIGIEFGILRDTIYVVSPLTGGPSEKIGLQSGDQIIKVDGETVAGTGVTNRDVFDLLRGPKGSQVEIAIKRKRVSELLDFNITRDKIPQYSVNASYMIDDQTGYIKITRFAANTHEEFRNALQELKAEGMKRLIMDLQGNPGGYMGAAINIADEMLKDKAVIVSQKGKLNRYNQEALAVRPGAFEEGAVIVLVNEGSASASEIVAGAVQDNDRGLIVGRRSFGKGLVQMPIDLSDGAELRLTIARYYTPSGRSIQKPYGESEEDYAMDYYNRLEHGEFFSADSIDFNDSLKYETLKGRTVYGGGGIMPDYFVPLDTSMSSGYVNRLFSSESWREYILDYLDVNKKKFEKMPFEEFNKGFEISDAMLKDLVKTGEKYKVKFIEKDFNKSKNYLKILLKAHMARNIYDDDAFYKVVNEVNEIYQQAIKLLDNAGTLAFFKE is encoded by the coding sequence CCTCTACGGATAGAAATGATCTGAAATCAGCAATTTACAAACTGCAGGAGATCATTACCTATATCAATAGGGACTATGTGGACAGTGTAGATACCAATGAACTGGTAGAATTTGGCATTGAAAAAATGCTGGGCAAACTAGATCCGCATTCAAGCTACATCCCAGCAAAGGATGCTGCCTTGGCGAAATCTCAGCTTGAGGGAGAATTTGATGGCATAGGCATTGAATTTGGTATTTTAAGAGATACCATTTATGTGGTATCACCACTTACTGGTGGACCTTCAGAGAAAATCGGTTTACAATCTGGTGATCAAATCATAAAGGTCGATGGGGAAACCGTGGCAGGCACAGGGGTTACCAATAGAGATGTGTTTGATTTATTGAGAGGACCTAAAGGCAGTCAGGTAGAAATCGCTATCAAAAGAAAGCGTGTATCTGAACTTCTTGACTTCAATATAACCAGAGATAAAATCCCTCAATACAGTGTGAATGCCTCCTATATGATCGATGATCAGACAGGTTATATCAAGATTACCAGATTTGCTGCCAATACTCACGAAGAATTCAGGAATGCCTTGCAGGAATTGAAAGCTGAGGGAATGAAGCGCTTAATAATGGATCTTCAAGGAAATCCTGGGGGATATATGGGTGCTGCCATAAACATTGCCGATGAAATGTTGAAAGACAAAGCGGTAATTGTGTCTCAAAAAGGCAAATTAAACAGATACAATCAGGAAGCCCTTGCGGTACGTCCCGGAGCTTTTGAAGAAGGTGCTGTAATCGTACTAGTGAATGAAGGTAGTGCCTCCGCTTCTGAGATTGTAGCTGGCGCCGTACAGGACAATGACAGAGGTTTGATTGTTGGCCGAAGATCTTTTGGAAAGGGACTTGTTCAGATGCCTATAGACTTATCTGACGGTGCAGAGCTAAGACTTACCATTGCCAGGTACTATACCCCTTCAGGCAGATCTATCCAAAAACCTTACGGAGAAAGTGAGGAAGATTATGCGATGGATTATTACAATAGACTTGAGCATGGGGAATTCTTTAGTGCAGATAGCATAGACTTCAATGACAGCTTGAAATACGAAACCTTAAAAGGAAGAACAGTCTACGGAGGAGGAGGTATCATGCCTGATTACTTTGTTCCTTTGGACACAAGCATGTCGAGTGGTTATGTCAACAGGTTATTCAGCTCCGAATCTTGGAGAGAGTACATTCTTGACTACCTGGATGTAAATAAAAAGAAATTTGAAAAAATGCCTTTTGAGGAATTCAACAAGGGTTTCGAGATTTCAGATGCCATGCTGAAGGATTTGGTCAAAACTGGAGAAAAATACAAAGTAAAATTCATTGAGAAGGACTTTAACAAATCGAAAAATTATTTAAAGATTCTTCTTAAAGCCCATATGGCTAGAAATATTTACGATGATGATGCTTTTTATAAAGTAGTAAACGAAGTCAATGAAATTTATCAGCAAGCGATAAAACTGCTGGACAATGCCGGCACATTGGCTTTCTTTAAAGAGTAG